Genomic DNA from Modestobacter versicolor:
CGCCGGGGTGACCAGCGCCGACGGCCGGGTCGTCGGGCTGATGCCGCACCCGGAGCACGCGGTCGAGGACCTCACCGGTCCGAGCACCGACGGCCTGGGCTTCTTCACCTCGGTGCTGACCAGCCTGGTGGGTGCCGCGTGACCACCACCGAGCGCGTCGACGACGGCCCCGCCGACCACGCCGCCCGGGTGATGCCGCAGCTGGACACCGTCGACCGGGCCGGGCAGACCCCCGACGAGCAGCAGCCCTTCGCCGAGCTGGGCCTCAAGGACGACGAGTACGCCCGGATCCGCGAGATCCTCGGCCGCCGGCCGACCACCGCCGAGCTGGCCATGTACTCGGTCATGTGGAGCGAGCACTGCTCCTACAAGTCCTCCCGGGTGCACCTGCGCCGCTTCGGCGACCTGCCGAAGAGCGACGCGCTGCTGGTCGGCATGGGCGAGAACGCCGGCGTCGTCGACGTGGGCGAGGGCTACGCGGTCACCTTCAAGGTCGAGTCGCACAACCACCCCAGCTACGTCGAGCCCTACCAGGGTGCGGCCACCGGGGTCGGCGGCATCGTCCGCGACATCCTCACCATGGGCGCCCGCCCGGTCGCGGTCATGGACTCCCTCCGCTTCGGCCGCGCCGACGCCCCGGACACCGCCCGGGTGCTGCCCGGCGTGGTGGCCGGCGTCGGCGGCTACGGCAACTGCCTGGGCCTGCCCAACATCGGCGGCGAGCTGCTCTTCGACGACTGCTACGCGGGCAACCCGCTGGTCAACGCGCTCTGCGTCGGCGTCATGCGGCACGAGGACGTCCGGCTGGCCAAGGCCGAGGGCACCGGCAACAAGGTGGTGCTCTTCGGTGCCCGCACCGGTGGCGACGGCATCGGCGGGGTCTCGGTGCTGGCCTCGGAGACCTTCGACGCCGAGGGCCCGGCCAAGCGCCCGGCGGTGCAGGTGGGCGACCCGTTCACCGAGAAGCTGCTGATCGAGGCGTGCCTGGAGATCTTCGCCGCCGACCTGGTCACCGGCATCCAGGACCTGGGCGGCGCCGGAATCTCCTGCGCCACCAGCGAGCTGGCCGCGGCCGGCTCCGGGGGCATGTCGATCGACCTGGACGCCGTCCCGCTGCGCGACAGCACGCTCACGCCCGCCGAGATCCTGATGAGCGAGTCGCAGGAGCGGATGTGCGCCATCGTCGAGCCGGGGAAGGTCGAGGAGTTCCTCGCCGTCTGCCGCAAGTGGGACGTGCTGGCCACCGTCATCGGTGAGGTCACCGACGGCGACCGGCTCACCATCGACTGGCACGGCGAGCGGATCGTCGACGTCCCGCCGCGCACCGTCGCCCTCGAGGGCCCGGTGTACGAGCGCCCGATGAGCCGCCCGGCCGACCTGGACGCGCTGCAGGCCGACGCCCCGCCGTCGTCCTCGGCCGACCTGCGGGCCGACTGGCTGGCGGTCGTGTCCAGCCCGGACGGCGCCGACAAGACCTGGGTCACCGAGCAGTACGACCGCTACGTCCGCGGCAACACCGTGCTCGCCCAGCCCGAGGACGCCGGCGTCCTGCGGATCGACGAGAGCAGCAACCGCGGCATCGCCCTGGCGCTGGACGGCAACGCCCGCTACGCCCGGCTGGACCCCTACACCGGTGCCCAGCTCAACCTCGCCGAGGCCTACCGCAACGTCGCCGTCACCGGCGCGCGGCCGCTGGCGGTCACCAACTGCCTGAACTTCGGCTCCCCGGAGGAGCCCGAGGTCATGTGGCAGTTCGCCGAGGCCGTCCGCGGGCTCGCCGACGGCTGCCGCGAGCTCGGCCTGCCGGTCACCGGCGGCAACGTCAGCCTCTACAACCAGACCGGCGAGACGGCGATCAACCCGACCCCGGTCATCGGCGTGCTCGGCATCCACGACGACGTCCGCCGCCGGGTGCCCACCGGCTGGCGGGCCGAGGGCGAGGCCGTGCTGCTGCTGGGCGAGAGCCGGCCGGAGCTGGGCGGCTCGGCGTGGGCCGCGGTCGTGCACGGCCACCTCGGCGGGCTCCCGCCCCGGCTGGACCTGCCCGCCGAGCGGGCGCTGGGCGAGCTGCTGGCCGGGTTCGCCGCCGACGGCCTGGTCAGCTCCGCGCACGACCTCGCCGACGGCGGCCTGGCCCAGGCGCTCACCGAGTCGGCGCTGCGGTACGGCGTCGGCGCCCGGCTGACCGTGCCCGGCGACCCGACGGCGGCGCTGTTCGGCGAGTCCGTGGCCCGCGTCGTCGTCACCACCGCCGACCCGGCCGCGGTGCGGTCCGCGGCCGAGGCGGCGGGCGTGCCGGTCACCGAGCTGGGGACGACGGGCGGCGACGCCCTGGTCCTGGACGGGCTGCTCGAGCTGCAGCTGGCCGAGCTGCGCGAGGCGTGGACGGCGACCCTGCCGGCGCTGTTCGGCAGCCCCGAGGTCGCCGTCGGCAGCGTCCCCGCGGGCACCGTCCCGAC
This window encodes:
- the purL gene encoding phosphoribosylformylglycinamidine synthase subunit PurL, which produces MTTTERVDDGPADHAARVMPQLDTVDRAGQTPDEQQPFAELGLKDDEYARIREILGRRPTTAELAMYSVMWSEHCSYKSSRVHLRRFGDLPKSDALLVGMGENAGVVDVGEGYAVTFKVESHNHPSYVEPYQGAATGVGGIVRDILTMGARPVAVMDSLRFGRADAPDTARVLPGVVAGVGGYGNCLGLPNIGGELLFDDCYAGNPLVNALCVGVMRHEDVRLAKAEGTGNKVVLFGARTGGDGIGGVSVLASETFDAEGPAKRPAVQVGDPFTEKLLIEACLEIFAADLVTGIQDLGGAGISCATSELAAAGSGGMSIDLDAVPLRDSTLTPAEILMSESQERMCAIVEPGKVEEFLAVCRKWDVLATVIGEVTDGDRLTIDWHGERIVDVPPRTVALEGPVYERPMSRPADLDALQADAPPSSSADLRADWLAVVSSPDGADKTWVTEQYDRYVRGNTVLAQPEDAGVLRIDESSNRGIALALDGNARYARLDPYTGAQLNLAEAYRNVAVTGARPLAVTNCLNFGSPEEPEVMWQFAEAVRGLADGCRELGLPVTGGNVSLYNQTGETAINPTPVIGVLGIHDDVRRRVPTGWRAEGEAVLLLGESRPELGGSAWAAVVHGHLGGLPPRLDLPAERALGELLAGFAADGLVSSAHDLADGGLAQALTESALRYGVGARLTVPGDPTAALFGESVARVVVTTADPAAVRSAAEAAGVPVTELGTTGGDALVLDGLLELQLAELREAWTATLPALFGSPEVAVGSVPAGTVPTS